The Cydia splendana chromosome 7, ilCydSple1.2, whole genome shotgun sequence genome contains the following window.
TGTAAGCGAATTTAATGTAATTCTTTTGAGAataaagatttctttaaactgaatatgctgccaaaatatgccatctaagtgtccttttcatgattgctcaattgaacatccacagaataaatgtggtgaatttttatctttacatgaaaactactttttatgcaacattttggattcccgtcaatttctgacgccagcgaaatgagggaaacagctaaaagaatctaccgaaatccaaagcctaacgtacattcatggcgttgaaccatggctagaacaggtcgatagaaacgctccatgatggttatattgtataccaaagtcggggttgtcgtaagtaacatgccatattctctaaaaggccaccaagcacagatccaaaactttttttttccaactaaaagaaatgattagactatgcccagatgtttcgctttacgaatcatatgtaattgctgtctgcatagtacgattttttttgtgtaatatctcgtcttgttcgcaaaccgtaaattttcttgtagtatttgtccaaaatcgttgtagttactcgggaggattgggtaaatattgtccaaaccatatgctttaggtacgtgatctcccaggacgaaatgttacttattattaaagcactaattaaactatatgtgtaattttttaataaaaatataataccagaaaaaacggctaagtaaagttgtattcataataaacgatacagtccttatGAAACCTATAATATGTAAGTATCTACCTATAATACGTAAGGCTCATCGGTTGAAGCGTAATGAGGTAAAGACGGTTACTTTcgcttttatttataaattttataatattagtaaggaTAGGGAGCAGGGATCTTAcagatgcagattttttgacatccgcggatgcggatatttaaaggctcacatccgcggatgcggatgtcaagattaggtacttaaaaaacgtcaaatattacattttagtaattattatttaaaaaaaaaaaacaaaacgtgttgtatttgagcaagaatatcggtgcgttatatttaaaaacagtaacttggccgacttttctggatcaagacgatttcgttataggacgaaattacctagcacttacacCGCCGctacgttcctgtaccgacttgttcaaCAACCGCATCCGCgttaagctccgcatcgattttttTTGGATGCAGATGCGCATTTTGAACATAATGCGgaaatattcgcaacatccctgatagGGATAATCGCTTTATTTGTCCATGTGTCTATTTGCCTACCTTCCCTAAGCAGTTGAGCCTGTCCTAGCGGTAAAGTATAGTCCTCCACCGGCACATCTTCGGTAGCGGAGCGGTACAGGATCTTGGGCTCCAGGAACACGCAGGGGTCTCGGGAACGCAGACAGGATAGCAGGAGGCCTTTGGCGGCGATGGGGCCGCGGGGGACTACCACCTGGAAATACGTTTAACTTCGTTAAAATACACGACTCATATTAAATGGCAGAAAATACTGTTGTACTAGGTCGtaacatactaaaaataaaaacaacgggttgcactccgggagtgccggcagaagtgaaaactcaatgacattgtaacagtttttcgatcacgTCATGTGTCCGTCTTACAAAGCGTCTTacatcttacgtcttacgctgtcgcgagtttaacacaTCCcgatcacaaaaagtgcacagcgccgctaaagaagttttcacttcaaaaactctTAACTGCACAATtatggtacagtcaactgtaaaaatatgcgTGCACAAATCATTTCaacatagctcttatgtcagcgaattaaaaactatgggacatatttttgaataagttggctacacccataccCACCCATTTTTACAGTTGACATGGTACCATTGAGCAGATCTGATGATCGACATGTAATTTTTGACATTATTATTACTGACCCTAAGTCCAGCAGCGTGCGCGAAGAACGCCTCCGGGCTCTGCGAGTGGTACAGCCCGCCGTGCCCCACCGCGGCGCAAGGCGCACGCACCGTCAGCCCGCCGCACTCAAACTGCCCGCCAGAGCGGTAGCGATACTTTGCTGCTTCGTTCACCAACTGAAACACGAACAAACTGGTTAAAAGTACGCCGACGAATCCCGTTATAAAAAGAGGTGAAACCAAAACTAGTAGGATGGCAAACAAGACCGGTCTGATGGTGAGCCTGTAACTGAAAGATGTCTCGTGCGCGTTGCCGACACTTTACGAACCCAAAACTGGGATTTAAAGAACCCCATATTGTAGTCCCTCGAAAAAACTTTGGTATCAATCCATTTTTCATCTAAACCGTACGCGGAAAGAACTTGAATTCACCGTAATTTTTGGTGATGTATATAAGAATATCTGTATCTGTACAAATTTACCAGCACTACCGAAACTAGGACATATAATTTCTAGGAACAGTGATAAAAAAGATGCTGTAAGCCTAAAAAGTTAAGAGCACAAGGATTAATTTTAGCAAATTAACCTAttgaataaaaacaaatatttaagaataattttaataagattctaaaatcaatttaattcttaattttattaaaatttacctAGATATTACCAGAATAAGTATGATATTGGATTGTATACCTGATCAAACGCAGGAAAGATGTAGTCAGCAAACTGTATCTCTGCTATGGCGGTAGCCCCGGCTGTGGCGAGCCCAATAGCAAACCCGGCAATACCCTGCTCACATAGTGGTGTGTTGAACACCCTATCCTTGCCATATTTCTCCttgaaatatacaaaaaattaatttttaggCTGTTTTTATATCTCAGAGACTATAACATAATTCAAGTTTGCCCAATTAACTACATATTCTGCCTTTTTAGAGACTAGTGAAATTAATTGAGGCagtaaaataattgttttgttCTACATATAAAGATgtatctctttttgttaagcAATTAGAGAATGGTAGCTTTGTTTGAGGTTTCTTTTGTGTAATTTAATGACTTACATTTTCCATGTACACTTCAAAAAGTAATACTATGGTTAAGATTAAATGATGTTCCTATAAATTACCTGTAAGCCCAGTGCACAGCGGAAGACCCCACCAAAGCCCACATCCTCACCGAACAGCACTGCCGAGGAGTCCTGCTTCAGTGTTATATCCATAGCGTTGTTGATGGCTTGCATCATATTCATTTTTGCCGTCTCACCTACAGCGAaacaacaaatatttatttttcaaggCAAAATGTTGATTATAGTATAACATTTAGCTAAAGTTAGTTAGTATTTctttaaaagttaaaaactcGATTTCGTATGCAGGTACCATTAAAGTAAGCAGGCACTGAAATTATTGGTAGTACCATCAATTTAGTTGATCTGTGAAAGCTCACCTTTGAAGCATGATCTTGTATCTAACTTgtatatttagaaaaaaaattaagtactaATATTCCTACATGCACAAGttaaattttaaagtaaacAAGTGAATAACCTAAAAATGTATTCTTCATTAGAGCAAATAACTTACCTTCGACCGGTTTTTCATTGTCAGGATAGTAAACGAAATGTGAGGATAGCCTTTTTGATCCATTGGACACAGTTTTGgcaaattttgttagtaaaacGAAGTTTTTCGTGACTAAACTCGCCATGGCTGTAAAAAGTCGACGTCTTAACTACGACTGACGCGGAATTATTCAAGCAACCCATCTTATCAGCAATTCTAATTAAGCTTTGATTGTTAAACGCTACTGATAAACATAAAGATGTGACGAACGATATTGTTTATTTCTTCTTATCAATACGCTCCGTGGGGCATTTGAGCCTTATCTTTCACTTGagttatgcaattatttatgttaccgTGATTTTATTGGCGATAGTGATTTTCTTAACTTTCGATAAATCATGAAAAAGAAATAAGTTTAAAACGTTTAAAATTAGGATATCGAAATTAAACGTGTCGTGTcatgaatgtcattactgtacTGTCATTAGTTTTGACGTttatagtggtaacacactatcgcaccgcaccaaggtcattgtgcgacgcacccataagtaagagctagaaagcgatatctctttctcgctcttatttatgggtgcgtcgcacaatgaccttggtgcggtgcgatagtctgttatcACTATTAGTTGAGCATCCTCTTTAGTTTATAGCAAGCCATttccatttccgtcagtagaaaaaagcggcaaattaaaaaaaaatgtcgttGCGAAGAGTTCTGTtgacctcccatagaaaatttgaattatgCGCCTTTTACTGCTTACAAAGAGTGGGTTTGACTGAGTATAGTTTCATGTCTGTCTggatcttcgagcaacaccggcttccgacacatcggaagggaggggcccaagctcggagtaattaacaatggagccgccattaacaggcgttcccctctgtcgaaaataggcggccaatggtcaacaacttgtcaaccatatgtatggactgacgtttatctgacatgacgtacctatacatttgatgtgcctctcccccgcaaaaaacggcagactattttgcaccgaaaattttagacatggcgtctccgttggttatatcctctaagggcccaagcgatatctcaccgtacaaatctttctgccatttttcgcggggggaaaggtgcacacagtcgcacttctcacacacttacatacaaaatcccatCAAAATCCAAtttgtaatgacgacacaaatacatagaaaatgacacacgtcaaagacaaatcttgcaaacctcgatctctttttgtgtacggacgagtcaggacgagt
Protein-coding sequences here:
- the LOC134792262 gene encoding 2-oxoisovalerate dehydrogenase subunit beta, mitochondrial isoform X1, translating into MASLVTKNFVLLTKFAKTVSNGSKRLSSHFVYYPDNEKPVEGETAKMNMMQAINNAMDITLKQDSSAVLFGEDVGFGGVFRCALGLQEKYGKDRVFNTPLCEQGIAGFAIGLATAGATAIAEIQFADYIFPAFDQLVNEAAKYRYRSGGQFECGGLTVRAPCAAVGHGGLYHSQSPEAFFAHAAGLRVVVPRGPIAAKGLLLSCLRSRDPCVFLEPKILYRSATEDVPVEDYTLPLGQAQLLREGSEVTLIGWGTQLHVLLEVAELARDQLGVGCDVIDLQSILPWDQDTVCNVSAIILPQNK
- the LOC134792262 gene encoding 2-oxoisovalerate dehydrogenase subunit beta, mitochondrial isoform X2 gives rise to the protein MASLVTKNFVLLTKFAKTVSNGSKRLSSHFVYYPDNEKPVEGETAKMNMMQAINNAMDITLKQDSSAVLFGEDVGFGGVFRCALGLQEKYGKDRVFNTPLCEQGIAGFAIGLATAGATAIAEIQFADYIFPAFDQLVNEAAKYRYRSGGQFECGGLTVRAPCAAVGHGGLYHSQSPEAFFAHAAGLRVVVPRGPIAAKGLLLSCLRSRDPCVFLEPKILYRSATEDVPVEDYTLPLGQAQLLREGSEVTLIGWGTQLHVLLEVAELARDQLGVGCDVIDLQSILPWDQDTVCNSVKKTGRCLISHEAPLTSGFGAELAATIQNECFLHLEAPVSRVAGWDAPFPHVFEALYLPDKWRCFSALKQLLHY